The following proteins come from a genomic window of Eulemur rufifrons isolate Redbay chromosome 24, OSU_ERuf_1, whole genome shotgun sequence:
- the LOC138374186 gene encoding carcinoembryonic antigen-related cell adhesion molecule 3-like — protein MEPPSASPCRGRVPWQGLLLTVSLVTFWNPPATAQLTMESVPPSAVEGKDVLLLVHNLPQNTYGYSWYRGDKVDSSYRIVSYVTGTQVNTTGPAYSGRETIYPNGSLLFQNVTLNDTGHYTLLLIKTDLQYEEVTGQIRVYQENAPGLSLGAIAGIVTGVLAGVALVAALGCVLFLRRTGRASGQRDLKERQPPQSVIGPAPSDSRTPSNGQDKVRPTLARSWASPQGQDHPQPVLTHPEETRESSRSRGPRPSPKAAGSTYEELLHPDTNVYCCMDHRAGVAS, from the exons ATGGAGCCCCCCTCAGCCTCTCCCTGCAGAGGGCGCGTCCCCTGGCAGGGGCTCCTGCTCACAG TCTCACTTGTAACCTTCTGGAACCCGCCTGCCACTGCCCAACTCACTATGGAATCCGTGCCGCCCAGTGCTGTGGAGGGGAAGGACGTTCTTCTACTCGTCCACAATCTGCCACAGAATACTTATGGCTACAGCTGGTACAGAGGGGACAAGGTGGACAGCAGCTACCGAATTGTATCATATGTAACAGGCACTCAAGTAAACACCACAGGGCCTGCATACAGTGGTCGAGAGACAATTTACCCCAATGGATCCCTGCTGTTCCAGAACGTCACCCTGAATGACACAGGACACTACACTCTACTCCTTATAAAGACAGATCTTCAGTATGAAGAAGTAACTGGACAGATCCGCGTGTACC AGGAAA ACgccccaggcctctccctgggGGCCATCGCTGGCATCGTGACAGGGGTCCTGGCCGGGGTGGCTCTGGTGGCCGCCCTGGGGTGTGTCCTGTTCCTCAGAAGGACTGGAAG GGCCAGTGGCCAGCGTGACCTCAAGGAGCGGCAGCCCCCCCAGTCTGTCATTG gccctgctccctCGGACAGCCGCACCCCCTCG aatGGCCAGGACAAGGTTAGGCCCACCCTGGCCAGGAGCTGGGCCTCTCCTCAGGGCCAGGACCACCCACAGCCTGTCCTGACCCACCCTGAGGAGACCCGGGAGTCCAGCAGGAGCAGA ggcCCTCGACCCAGCCCCAAGGCAGCCGGCTCCACCTATGAG GAATTGCTACACCCTGACACAAACGTGTACTGCTGCATGGACCACAGAGCAGGAGTGGCTTCTTAG
- the CD177 gene encoding CD177 antigen, producing MSSALLLALLGVTFPLPGVQALLCQSLAHKAVYNVSDLPRQWTAEQKECDRGWGCQDTLMLIENGPQVLMVISKGCTEEEDHEVRVTEHRTGPGLSTVSYTHVCRQRDLCNDLSNSAPVWAPPLQTAPGSSRCPVCFSTESCVGAATEVCPQGSTHCYNGVLRLTGGDMFTRVYVQGCMSQPGCNLLSGTQDIGPIELRESCNLKANEDAPGLSLGAIAGIVTGVLAGVALVAALGCVLFLRRTGRASGQRDLKERQPPQSVIGPAPSDSRTPSNGQDKVRPTLARSWASPQGQDHSQPVLTHPEETRESSRSRGPRPSPRAAGSTYEVSVALNVLVPQAPGDPGSATTPHLAELGDSGHCSENGNRG from the exons ATGAGTTCTGCCCTCCTGCTGGCCCTCCTGGGGGTCACCTTCCCGCTGCCAG GAGTGCAGGCCCTGCTCTGCCAGTCGCTGGCACATAAGGCTGTGTACAATGTCTCGGACCTGCCCCGCCAGTGGACAGCTGAACAGAAAGAATGTGACCGTGGCTGGGGTTGCCAAGACACGCTGATGCTCATTGAGAACG GACCACAGGTGTTGATGGTGATCAGCAAGGGCTGCACGGAGGAGGAGGACCACGAGGTTCGAGTCACGGAGCACAGGACAGGCCCCGGCCTCTCCACTGTCTCCTACACCCACGTGTGCCGCCAGAGGGACCTCTGCAATGACCTCTCCAACAGCGCGCCGGTCTGGGCCCCGCCCCTCCAAACAG ccccagggtccTCGCGGTGCCCAGTCTGCTTTTCTACAGAGAGCTGTGTGGGGGCTGCGACAGAGGTCTGTCCGCAGGGGAGCACACACTGCTACAATGGAGTCCTCCGGCTCACGGGAG gGGACATGTTCACCAGAGTGTACGTCCAGGGATGCATGTCCCAACCAGGCTGCAACCTGCTCAGTGGGACCCAGGACATTGGGCCCATAGAACTGAGGGAGAGCTGCAATCTGAAAG cAAATGAAGACgccccaggcctctccctgggGGCCATCGCTGGCATCGTGACTGGGGTCCTGGCCGGGGTGGCTCTGGTGGCCGCCCTGGGGTGTGTCCTGTTCCTCAGAAGGACTGGAAG GGCCAGTGGCCAGCGTGACCTCAAGGAGCGGCAGCCCCCCCAGTCTGTCATTG gccctgctccctCAGACAGCCGCACCCCCTCG aatGGCCAGGACAAGGTTAGGCCCACCCTGGCCAGGAGCTGGGCCTCTCCTCAGGGCCAGGACCACTCACAGCCTGTCCTGACCCACCCTGAGGAGACCCGGGAGTCCAGCAGGAGCAGA ggcccccgacccagccccagggcagccgGCTCCACCTATGAGGTGAGTGTGGCCCTCAATGTTCTGGTTCCGCAGGCCCCGGGGGACCCAGGATCTGCCACCACCCCACACCTGGCTGAGCTTGGAGACTCAGGACACTGTAGCGAAAACGGGAACAGGGGAtga